A part of Streptomyces sp. NBC_01451 genomic DNA contains:
- a CDS encoding nuclear transport factor 2 family protein: MTQRVELATVLDRLSLDGLVTAYAVAVDDGDWEAYLELFAPDGRADYRSAGGIEGDARQVAEWLRQNMELFPMRQHLIVNRRVGFGLLEQDTGDTALVQADYVNPMRLADGAGEGGSTEPDFVCGGRYTFGLIRTEDGWRLREVVVQEKWRRMPGHRPRQAID, translated from the coding sequence ATGACGCAGCGTGTGGAGCTCGCGACCGTGCTGGACCGGCTCTCCCTCGACGGACTCGTCACCGCGTACGCGGTGGCCGTGGACGACGGCGACTGGGAGGCGTACCTGGAACTGTTCGCGCCGGACGGGCGGGCGGACTACCGCTCGGCGGGCGGCATCGAGGGGGACGCCCGGCAGGTCGCCGAGTGGCTCAGGCAGAACATGGAACTGTTTCCGATGCGGCAGCATCTGATCGTCAACCGCCGGGTCGGTTTCGGTCTCCTGGAGCAGGACACCGGCGACACGGCCCTCGTCCAGGCGGACTACGTCAACCCCATGCGCCTCGCGGACGGTGCCGGTGAAGGCGGGTCCACCGAACCCGACTTCGTGTGCGGCGGCCGGTACACCTTCGGTCTGATCCGCACGGAGGACGGCTGGCGGTTGCGCGAGGTGGTCGTACAGGAGAAGTGGCGACGCATGCCCGGCCACCGCCCGAGACAGGCCATCGACTGA
- the lnt gene encoding apolipoprotein N-acyltransferase, translating to MKLPGHWLASPWRRSVVAALAGALPMFAFPAPALWWFAYVALVPWILLVRSAPTGRRAAYDGWFGGLGFMLAVHHWLLPSLHVFTVVIAALLGALWAPWGVLVRRFLGGSPSAGRITAGLVVLPSGWLMVELVRSWQGLGGPWGMIGSSQWQVAPALRLASVGGVWLLSFLVVTVNVAVTVLVAVRASRVPAVAGLVATAAVTSAAWVWSPRPEADGRVRIAVVQPGVVDGADSPTKRFALEESLTRRLAGQDVDLVVWGESSVGYDLADRPDLAKRLAALSRTTGTDILVNVDARRSDRPGIYKSSVLVGPDGPTGDRYDKMRLVPFGEYIPARSLLGWATSVGKAAGEDRKRGTEQVVMNVGHGLRVGPMVCFESAFPDMSRHLAQDGAQVLIAQSSTSSFQHSWAPEQHASIAALRAAETGRPMVHATLTGVSAVYGPSGERVGSWLGTGASTSAVYDVPLARGVTAYVRFGDWTVHSAVLVIVVLGAVEGLGLLRRRRSAPPPPVPPARTAHGSPVRPGR from the coding sequence ATGAAACTGCCCGGCCACTGGCTCGCCTCCCCGTGGCGGCGTTCCGTCGTCGCCGCGCTGGCCGGTGCCCTGCCGATGTTCGCCTTCCCCGCACCGGCCCTGTGGTGGTTCGCGTACGTCGCGCTCGTGCCCTGGATCCTGCTCGTCCGGTCCGCGCCGACCGGCAGACGGGCGGCGTACGACGGCTGGTTCGGTGGCCTCGGGTTCATGCTGGCCGTGCATCACTGGCTGCTGCCGAGCCTGCATGTGTTCACTGTCGTCATCGCCGCGCTGCTGGGCGCGCTCTGGGCGCCGTGGGGTGTCCTCGTACGCCGCTTCCTGGGAGGCAGCCCCTCCGCCGGCCGGATCACCGCCGGACTCGTCGTGCTGCCCTCGGGGTGGCTCATGGTCGAGTTGGTGCGCTCCTGGCAGGGGCTGGGCGGGCCCTGGGGCATGATCGGATCCAGCCAGTGGCAGGTGGCGCCGGCGCTGCGGCTGGCCTCGGTCGGCGGAGTGTGGCTGCTCAGCTTCCTGGTGGTGACCGTGAACGTCGCGGTCACCGTCCTGGTCGCGGTGCGCGCGTCCCGGGTCCCGGCCGTGGCCGGGCTCGTCGCGACCGCCGCCGTGACCTCCGCGGCCTGGGTGTGGTCACCGCGTCCGGAGGCGGACGGCCGGGTGCGGATCGCCGTCGTGCAGCCGGGCGTCGTCGACGGCGCCGACAGCCCCACGAAACGGTTCGCGCTGGAGGAGTCGCTCACCCGCCGGCTGGCCGGCCAGGACGTGGATCTGGTCGTCTGGGGCGAGAGCAGTGTCGGCTACGACCTCGCCGACCGCCCCGACCTGGCGAAGAGACTTGCCGCCCTCTCGCGCACGACCGGGACCGACATCCTCGTCAACGTCGACGCCAGGCGCTCCGACCGGCCCGGCATCTACAAGAGTTCGGTGCTCGTCGGCCCGGACGGCCCCACCGGTGACCGGTACGACAAGATGCGGCTGGTGCCCTTCGGTGAGTACATTCCGGCGCGTTCACTGCTGGGCTGGGCCACCTCGGTCGGCAAGGCCGCAGGCGAGGACCGCAAACGCGGCACCGAGCAGGTGGTGATGAACGTCGGGCACGGACTGCGCGTCGGCCCCATGGTCTGCTTCGAGTCCGCGTTCCCGGACATGAGCCGTCATCTCGCCCAGGACGGCGCCCAGGTACTGATCGCCCAGTCGTCGACCTCGTCGTTCCAGCACAGCTGGGCCCCCGAGCAGCACGCCTCGATCGCGGCCCTGCGAGCCGCCGAGACCGGCCGTCCCATGGTCCACGCCACACTGACCGGCGTCTCCGCCGTCTACGGCCCGAGCGGCGAGCGCGTCGGCTCCTGGCTCGGCACCGGTGCGAGCACCTCGGCGGTGTACGACGTACCGCTGGCCCGGGGTGTGACGGCGTACGTCCGCTTCGGCGACTGGACGGTGCACTCGGCCGTGCTCGTCATCGTCGTGCTGGGTGCCGTCGAGGGCCTGGGCCTGCTCAGGCGGCGCCGGTCCGCTCCTCCACCGCCCGTACCACCCGCTCGCACAGCTCATGGGTCGCCAGTGCGTCCCGGGCGCTGA
- a CDS encoding DinB family protein has product MTTQRPRSEPAQNADERTMLEGWLDYHRQTLAWKCEGLTDAQLRTASVEPAELSLLGLVRHMAEVERNWFRKVLVDDDPGPIYYTEEDRDGEFHLTEADTWDEAYGTWQAEIGIARHNAAGFGLDDLSKGRSRHSDEPFNLRWIYTHMIEEYARHNGHADLIRERLDGTTGD; this is encoded by the coding sequence ATGACGACTCAGAGGCCGCGCAGTGAACCCGCCCAGAACGCCGACGAGCGCACCATGCTGGAGGGATGGCTGGACTACCACCGGCAGACCCTGGCGTGGAAGTGCGAGGGGCTGACCGACGCCCAGCTCAGGACCGCCTCGGTGGAACCGGCCGAGCTCTCCCTGCTGGGGCTCGTGCGGCACATGGCGGAAGTGGAGCGGAACTGGTTCCGCAAAGTACTGGTGGACGACGATCCGGGGCCGATCTACTACACCGAGGAGGACCGGGACGGCGAGTTCCATCTCACCGAGGCGGACACCTGGGACGAGGCGTACGGAACCTGGCAGGCCGAGATCGGGATCGCCCGGCACAACGCCGCCGGCTTCGGTCTCGACGACCTCTCCAAGGGCCGCAGCAGGCACAGCGACGAGCCGTTCAACCTGCGCTGGATCTACACGCACATGATCGAGGAGTACGCCCGCCACAACGGCCACGCCGACCTGATCCGCGAACGGCTCGACGGAACGACCGGCGACTGA
- a CDS encoding Gfo/Idh/MocA family protein has protein sequence MKVGCIGLGDIAQKAYLPVLGARPGVELHLHTRTPATLARVADGLRLPAGQRHTGLDELIDQGLDAAFVHAPTVVHPEIVARLLEAGVPTYVDKPLAYELAESERLVGLAEERGVSLAVGFNRRFAPGYTQCADHPRELILMQKNRIGLPEEPRAMILDDFIHVVDTLRFLVPGPVEDVTVRARTVDGLLHHVVLQLAGDGFTALGVMNRLSGSAEEILEVSGQDTKRQVINLAEVIDHKGQPTVRRRGDWVPVARQRGIEQAVLAFLDAVRAGKVLSARDALATHELCERVVRAVEERTGAA, from the coding sequence GTGAAGGTCGGCTGCATCGGACTCGGTGACATCGCGCAGAAGGCGTATCTGCCGGTACTGGGCGCGCGGCCCGGCGTCGAACTGCATCTGCACACGCGGACGCCCGCCACACTCGCCCGGGTCGCCGACGGCCTCCGCCTGCCGGCCGGGCAGCGTCACACCGGCCTCGACGAGCTGATCGACCAGGGTCTCGACGCGGCGTTCGTGCACGCGCCCACCGTCGTGCACCCGGAGATCGTGGCCAGGTTGCTGGAGGCGGGCGTACCGACGTATGTGGACAAGCCGCTGGCGTACGAACTCGCCGAGTCGGAGCGGCTGGTGGGGCTGGCGGAGGAGCGCGGGGTCTCGCTCGCCGTCGGGTTCAACCGGCGTTTCGCGCCCGGGTACACCCAGTGCGCCGACCACCCGCGCGAGCTGATCCTGATGCAGAAGAACCGCATCGGGCTGCCCGAGGAGCCTCGCGCGATGATCCTCGACGACTTCATCCATGTCGTGGACACACTCCGCTTCCTCGTGCCGGGCCCGGTCGAGGACGTGACGGTGCGCGCCCGCACGGTGGACGGGCTTCTGCACCACGTGGTGCTCCAGCTCGCCGGGGACGGTTTCACCGCGCTCGGGGTGATGAACCGGCTCAGCGGCTCCGCAGAGGAGATCCTCGAAGTGTCCGGGCAGGACACCAAGCGTCAGGTGATCAACCTCGCCGAGGTGATCGACCACAAGGGGCAGCCGACCGTACGGCGGCGCGGCGACTGGGTGCCGGTGGCGAGGCAGCGCGGCATCGAACAGGCGGTGCTCGCCTTCCTCGACGCGGTGCGCGCGGGCAAGGTGCTCAGCGCCCGGGACGCACTGGCGACCCATGAGCTGTGCGAGCGGGTGGTACGGGCGGTGGAGGAGCGGACCGGCGCCGCCTGA
- the ung gene encoding uracil-DNA glycosylase, with protein sequence MTDIAMLPESWRGVLGDELQQPYFKELTEFVEEERAKGPVYPPREEVFAALEATPYDKVKVLILGQDPYHGEGQGHGLCFSVRPGVKTPPSLRNIYKEMKEELGTPVPDNGYLMPWAEQGVLLLNAVLTVRSGEANSHKGKGWERFTDAVIRSVADRPDPAVFVLWGNYAQKKLPLIDEERHVVVKGAHPSPLSAKKFFGSRPFTQINEAVAAQGHEPVDWTIPDLG encoded by the coding sequence GTGACCGACATCGCCATGCTGCCCGAGTCCTGGCGCGGCGTCCTGGGTGACGAGCTGCAGCAGCCCTACTTCAAGGAGCTGACCGAGTTCGTCGAGGAGGAGCGGGCGAAAGGTCCTGTCTATCCTCCGCGCGAAGAGGTGTTCGCCGCCCTTGAGGCCACGCCGTACGACAAGGTGAAGGTCCTGATCCTCGGCCAGGACCCCTACCACGGCGAGGGGCAGGGCCACGGCCTGTGCTTCTCGGTCCGCCCCGGGGTGAAGACCCCGCCCTCGCTCCGCAACATCTACAAGGAGATGAAGGAGGAGCTGGGTACGCCCGTCCCCGACAACGGCTATCTGATGCCGTGGGCCGAACAGGGTGTGCTGCTCCTCAACGCGGTGCTCACGGTCCGCTCCGGCGAGGCCAACTCGCACAAGGGCAAGGGCTGGGAGAGGTTCACGGACGCCGTGATCCGGTCGGTGGCCGACCGTCCCGACCCGGCGGTCTTCGTCCTGTGGGGCAACTACGCACAGAAGAAGCTCCCGCTGATCGACGAGGAGCGGCACGTGGTGGTCAAGGGGGCGCACCCGTCGCCGCTGTCGGCGAAGAAGTTCTTCGGCTCGCGCCCGTTCACACAGATCAACGAGGCGGTGGCCGCACAGGGGCACGAGCCGGTCGACTGGACGATTCCCGACCTGGGCTGA